A window of the Candidatus Berkelbacteria bacterium genome harbors these coding sequences:
- the atpC gene encoding ATP synthase F1 subunit epsilon → MSPRLKIEIITPERIVYRGEADGISLPGQGGELTILPGHVPLISALKSGEITLHTGSDRRHMAIHGGFVEVDQQSVRLLTDSAELEEEIDERRAHEAVERARRARDQAKDDITTADALGALERALTRLKLAERRKLRHRT, encoded by the coding sequence ATGTCGCCACGGCTCAAAATTGAGATCATCACACCTGAACGCATCGTCTATCGAGGCGAAGCTGATGGGATCAGCTTGCCTGGGCAAGGTGGTGAACTAACGATTTTACCAGGCCATGTGCCGCTTATTTCAGCGCTTAAATCGGGTGAAATCACCCTTCATACTGGTAGCGATCGTCGTCACATGGCGATTCACGGTGGTTTTGTTGAGGTTGATCAACAATCAGTGCGCCTACTAACCGATTCAGCCGAATTGGAAGAAGAAATTGATGAGCGTCGAGCGCATGAGGCCGTCGAACGAGCGCGACGTGCGCGCGATCAAGCCAAGGATGATATTACGACAGCCGATGCCTTAGGGGCGCTTGAAAGAGCGTTAACTCGCCTAAAATTAGCAGAACGCCGCAAGCTTCGTCATCGAACCTAA
- the atpD gene encoding F0F1 ATP synthase subunit beta, protein MKGQITQIIGAVITAEFENGVPAILDALELKHRDETIVFEVQQHLGGNEVKAVAMGSTDGLERGMEILAMGKPISVPVGEATLGRMLNVTGDPIDDAPAPKDAERWPIHRSAPEFDQLTTKTEVFETGIKVVDLIAPFVKGGKVGLFGGAGVGKTVLIQELIRNIAAEHGGYSVFAGVGERTREGNDLYYDMRESGVISKTALVFGQMNEPPGARLRVALTGLTQAEYFRDEQGKDVLLFIDNIFRFTQAGSELSALLGRMPSAVGYQPNLATEMGTFQERITSTRKGAITSVQAVYVPADDLTDPAPATTFAHLDSTVVLSRSLSELGIYPAVDPLDSTSTILDPNVVGKDHYETARGVQKVLQRYKDLQDIIAILGIDELSEDDKVLVARARKIQRFLSQPFFVAEQFTGKAGAYVPLAETIRGFQEILNGKHDDKPEQAFYLKGTIDDVATAQN, encoded by the coding sequence ATGAAAGGTCAAATTACTCAAATTATTGGTGCCGTAATTACGGCAGAATTTGAGAACGGCGTTCCGGCAATTTTAGATGCCCTTGAACTCAAACATCGAGATGAGACAATTGTTTTTGAGGTTCAACAACACCTGGGTGGCAATGAAGTCAAAGCGGTTGCAATGGGCTCGACCGATGGTTTGGAACGAGGAATGGAAATCTTGGCAATGGGTAAACCAATTTCAGTTCCAGTTGGCGAGGCTACACTTGGACGAATGCTGAATGTGACAGGCGATCCAATTGATGACGCGCCCGCGCCTAAAGATGCGGAGCGCTGGCCAATTCATCGTTCGGCACCTGAATTTGATCAGCTCACTACGAAAACAGAAGTTTTTGAGACGGGAATAAAAGTCGTCGATTTAATCGCGCCTTTTGTAAAAGGTGGCAAGGTTGGTTTGTTCGGCGGCGCCGGGGTTGGTAAAACCGTTTTGATTCAGGAACTGATTCGTAACATTGCGGCTGAACACGGCGGCTATTCGGTATTTGCCGGAGTGGGCGAGAGAACGCGTGAGGGCAATGATCTTTATTACGATATGCGCGAATCTGGGGTAATTTCGAAAACGGCACTCGTTTTCGGGCAAATGAACGAACCACCCGGAGCGCGCCTGCGGGTTGCCCTAACAGGCCTCACTCAAGCAGAATACTTTCGTGATGAGCAGGGCAAAGACGTCTTGTTGTTCATCGACAACATTTTTCGCTTTACCCAAGCTGGATCAGAACTTTCGGCGCTTCTGGGTCGCATGCCTTCAGCTGTCGGTTATCAGCCAAATTTGGCAACTGAAATGGGAACCTTCCAGGAACGTATCACATCGACACGCAAGGGTGCTATCACTTCAGTGCAAGCGGTTTATGTGCCTGCTGACGACTTAACTGATCCAGCGCCGGCAACAACCTTCGCCCACCTTGATTCAACCGTTGTGCTCTCGCGGAGTCTCTCCGAGCTCGGAATTTATCCGGCGGTTGACCCACTCGATTCAACCTCAACGATTCTCGACCCGAATGTTGTCGGCAAGGATCATTATGAGACGGCGCGCGGAGTGCAAAAAGTGCTTCAACGTTACAAAGATCTTCAAGATATCATCGCAATTCTAGGCATCGATGAACTCTCTGAAGATGACAAAGTTTTAGTTGCTCGCGCGCGGAAGATTCAGCGTTTTCTCTCCCAGCCATTCTTCGTTGCGGAACAATTTACCGGCAAAGCCGGCGCCTACGTGCCGCTTGCCGAAACGATTCGCGGTTTTCAGGAGATTCTTAATGGCAAGCACGACGATAAACCAGAACAAGCATTCTACCTAAAAGGGACGATTGACGATGTCGCCACGGCTCAAAATTGA
- the atpG gene encoding ATP synthase F1 subunit gamma — translation MPNTQDLRRKIKSVQATGKLTRAMQMVAASKMSKAVQAVTASRAYADLAWSILGRLATRTEFTHPLFISQPAGRPAIVIITSNRGLAGSFNSQVIRKTLSLLTPETEIISVGRKGLTYFKRFKATHLAADFPASNSTPRAEESSALASFLMQGFTSGEYREIKVVYNRFLSAIHQEVTVEQVLPILHKPQPIEVSTLSSKTEFLLEPDPATVLAELVRRIVPLRLYQMLLDSSASEHSARMVAMKNATDNAEELVGDLTLTYQGVRQASITRQIIEVSSGAAVLIS, via the coding sequence ATGCCTAACACCCAAGACCTGCGACGTAAAATTAAATCTGTTCAAGCGACGGGCAAGCTGACGCGGGCGATGCAAATGGTAGCGGCGTCAAAGATGTCGAAAGCGGTGCAAGCGGTAACCGCATCGCGCGCCTACGCTGATTTAGCCTGGTCAATACTGGGTAGACTGGCGACGCGTACCGAATTTACTCATCCTCTTTTCATTTCGCAGCCGGCCGGCCGGCCGGCAATTGTAATCATCACTTCGAATCGTGGATTGGCAGGTAGCTTTAATAGTCAAGTGATTCGCAAAACACTTTCACTTCTCACGCCCGAAACAGAAATTATTTCAGTTGGCCGTAAAGGTTTGACTTACTTTAAGCGTTTCAAGGCTACGCATTTGGCGGCAGATTTTCCTGCCTCAAATTCAACGCCGCGGGCAGAGGAAAGTTCAGCTCTGGCCTCATTCTTAATGCAAGGTTTCACCAGTGGTGAATATCGGGAAATTAAGGTAGTTTACAATCGTTTTCTTTCGGCTATTCATCAGGAAGTGACAGTCGAGCAGGTTCTACCAATTCTGCATAAACCTCAACCAATCGAAGTCTCCACTCTTTCTTCGAAAACGGAATTTTTACTCGAACCTGATCCAGCAACGGTGCTTGCTGAACTTGTCCGGCGCATTGTTCCCTTGAGGCTATATCAAATGTTACTCGATTCAAGCGCATCCGAGCATTCAGCTCGCATGGTGGCTATGAAAAACGCCACGGATAACGCCGAGGAACTTGTAGGCGATCTCACTCTCACCTATCAAGGCGTGCGCCAAGCAAGCATCACCCGGCAAATAATTGAGGTTTCGTCCGGCGCGGCGGTTTTAATTAGTTAA
- a CDS encoding F0F1 ATP synthase subunit alpha: protein MPEQNSATIIDHLRRRIQGYKPEAHQTAQGTVIEVGDGIARVAGLERAQSSEMLEFVTQSGLTITGIALNLEETNVGAVILGDARAVAEGDTVRSTGQVMSVPVGETLVGRVVNPLGEALDGKGPIETKETGLLEKIAPGVITRQSVNQPVQTGLKAIDGLIPIGRGQRELIIGDRGTGKTAVAIDAIINQKNSGIICIYVAIGQKESKIARIVAILQEYGALEHTIIVVAGASDPAPLQYLAPYAGCAMGEYFRDHGQDALIVYDDLSKHAWAYREMSLLLRRPPGREAYPGDVFYLHSRLLERAARLNQDHGGGSLTALPIIETQAGDVSAYIPTNVISITDGQIFLETDLFYRGVRPALNVGLSVSRVGGSAQTKAMKKVAGQVRLDLAQFRELESFAQFGSDLDEATRKQLERGRRVSELLKQPQYQPLTVADQVIAFYAVNNGYLDDVSVERVGEFEAGLREYLATKFPAVCTRFDENPKLDEIEADLKQIIEDFRAKMWVQTNA from the coding sequence ATGCCAGAACAAAATTCAGCTACAATTATTGACCATCTGCGTCGACGGATACAAGGTTACAAGCCAGAGGCGCACCAAACCGCGCAAGGTACAGTGATTGAGGTTGGCGATGGTATTGCACGGGTTGCTGGCTTGGAGCGCGCCCAATCTTCGGAGATGTTAGAGTTTGTAACTCAAAGTGGACTAACTATAACTGGCATCGCGCTTAACCTTGAGGAGACTAACGTCGGCGCTGTGATTCTAGGGGATGCGCGAGCAGTCGCCGAAGGAGATACGGTGCGCTCAACCGGTCAGGTAATGTCAGTCCCGGTCGGCGAGACACTCGTTGGTCGGGTTGTGAATCCGCTCGGTGAAGCCTTGGATGGCAAGGGGCCGATTGAGACCAAAGAAACCGGACTCTTGGAAAAAATTGCTCCAGGTGTCATCACTCGCCAATCAGTTAATCAGCCGGTGCAAACTGGCCTGAAGGCAATTGATGGCTTGATTCCAATTGGTCGTGGTCAGCGAGAATTGATTATCGGTGATCGTGGTACTGGCAAAACCGCGGTGGCGATTGACGCTATTATCAATCAAAAAAACAGTGGCATTATCTGCATTTATGTTGCAATTGGACAGAAGGAATCAAAGATTGCTCGCATCGTTGCGATCTTGCAGGAGTATGGCGCACTTGAGCATACAATTATTGTGGTCGCGGGTGCGTCTGATCCAGCGCCTCTGCAATATCTGGCGCCGTATGCCGGTTGCGCGATGGGCGAGTACTTCCGCGATCATGGTCAGGACGCTTTGATAGTCTATGATGATCTTTCTAAACACGCCTGGGCCTACCGCGAAATGTCCTTGCTCTTGCGTCGTCCGCCCGGTCGCGAGGCTTATCCAGGCGACGTGTTTTATCTGCATTCACGCTTGCTCGAACGCGCCGCGCGGCTCAATCAAGATCATGGCGGCGGCTCGCTAACGGCTTTACCGATTATTGAAACACAGGCTGGCGATGTTTCGGCTTATATCCCAACGAATGTCATTTCCATTACCGATGGCCAAATTTTTCTAGAAACCGATCTCTTTTATCGCGGTGTTCGACCGGCTCTAAATGTTGGCCTTTCGGTTTCACGCGTTGGCGGCTCGGCTCAAACCAAGGCAATGAAAAAAGTGGCGGGGCAGGTGCGTCTTGATCTCGCCCAATTTCGTGAGCTTGAAAGTTTCGCTCAATTTGGCTCTGATCTCGATGAGGCAACACGCAAGCAGTTAGAACGCGGTCGGCGTGTGAGCGAGCTTTTGAAACAACCTCAATATCAGCCGCTTACAGTCGCCGATCAAGTAATCGCATTTTATGCTGTGAATAATGGTTATCTGGACGACGTGTCTGTCGAGAGAGTGGGTGAGTTTGAAGCTGGGCTAAGAGAGTATTTGGCCACTAAGTTTCCAGCTGTTTGCACGCGTTTTGATGAAAATCCGAAACTCGACGAGATTGAAGCCGACTTAAAGCAAATAATTGAAGATTTTCGAGCCAAGATGTGGGTTCAAACCAATGCCTAA
- a CDS encoding F0F1 ATP synthase subunit delta: MISNRVHARALIEAQVKVPLREQSSWYLLLKDRRIQRLLGRVIVQGSQKAREVFTKNFIMPTALAQFLILLAEEGAFKRLTGIMDQALKILAKTRNAYSLTLTTASELSPEHIHLIEQVFSDSEFILDRQIEPAILGGLKLSLIGQTLDYSLQGKLAGFRKVLTA, translated from the coding sequence ATGATCAGTAACCGTGTTCACGCCCGGGCCTTAATTGAGGCGCAAGTGAAAGTGCCACTTCGCGAACAATCGAGTTGGTATCTTCTTCTTAAGGATCGGCGCATTCAACGCTTACTTGGCCGAGTAATCGTTCAAGGTTCACAAAAGGCGCGAGAAGTTTTTACCAAAAATTTTATAATGCCTACCGCGCTTGCGCAATTTTTGATTCTTTTGGCCGAAGAAGGAGCTTTTAAGCGCCTAACCGGTATAATGGATCAAGCGTTGAAAATTTTAGCCAAAACGAGGAATGCCTACAGCTTGACACTTACAACGGCAAGCGAGCTTTCACCCGAACATATCCATCTGATTGAGCAAGTTTTTTCAGATTCAGAGTTTATTTTAGATCGACAGATTGAACCAGCTATTTTGGGTGGATTAAAACTATCCTTAATTGGGCAGACATTAGACTATTCGCTCCAGGGTAAACTTGCTGGGTTCCGTAAAGTCCTCACAGCGTAA
- the atpF gene encoding F0F1 ATP synthase subunit B produces the protein MSQTVVTTEVTAEPALSGIAALGVDTPLLITQVVNFFLLFLLLRWVLYRPVLEILRKRQNKIEAGLRQAEASAKRAEEIGRETAEQLQAAKIEAKQILDEARTSAEQVAEQIKTKADREATDFVDRTHKQLESEKGRLMSEVEHEIGTLVAAALERILDGQKNPLSDAEIKTALKTVKERHDQ, from the coding sequence ATGTCACAAACAGTTGTTACAACTGAAGTTACGGCGGAGCCAGCTCTCTCCGGAATTGCCGCTTTGGGAGTGGATACACCGCTCTTAATTACCCAGGTTGTCAATTTTTTCCTGTTATTTTTATTGTTGCGCTGGGTGCTTTATCGGCCAGTGCTCGAGATTTTGCGTAAACGTCAAAACAAGATCGAAGCAGGACTCCGTCAGGCTGAAGCAAGCGCCAAACGCGCGGAAGAAATTGGGCGTGAAACAGCCGAACAATTGCAAGCGGCAAAGATTGAGGCTAAGCAGATTCTCGACGAGGCGCGGACGTCCGCCGAGCAAGTCGCTGAGCAGATCAAGACTAAAGCCGATCGCGAAGCCACAGATTTCGTAGATCGCACTCACAAACAGCTTGAAAGCGAGAAAGGCCGTCTTATGAGTGAAGTTGAGCATGAAATCGGCACTCTCGTTGCGGCGGCGCTTGAACGCATTCTTGATGGGCAAAAAAATCCTCTAAGTGATGCCGAAATTAAAACTGCCCTGAAGACAGTCAAGGAGCGGCATGATCAGTAA
- the atpE gene encoding ATP synthase F0 subunit C: MEAETMQLLAAALAIGVGAIGPGIGIGLIGSRGMEAMGRNPEAAPKIQSAMILAMAFTEAIAIYALVIALIIKFV; this comes from the coding sequence ATGGAAGCGGAAACGATGCAACTCTTGGCGGCGGCGTTGGCAATCGGCGTTGGCGCAATCGGTCCTGGGATTGGAATTGGCCTAATTGGTTCACGCGGAATGGAGGCGATGGGGCGGAATCCAGAGGCGGCGCCTAAGATTCAATCGGCCATGATTTTAGCGATGGCGTTCACCGAGGCAATCGCGATCTACGCGCTTGTTATTGCCTTGATTATCAAGTTTGTCTAA